A single region of the Stenotrophomonas sp. Marseille-Q4652 genome encodes:
- a CDS encoding TldD/PmbA family protein: MSIFTEQQAKAILDKVLALSKADECTATLAGSIDGNIRFALNNVSTSGIVDNTELAVQVAFGKRVGVATINEFDDASLERVVRRAEDLARLAPENPEFMPAIGKQQYTPTPTWSESTAAIDPEFRARVAADSIAPCRGKGLVAAGFLDDGNSFYATANSNGNFAYQKSTNFNYTCTVRTEDGRGSGWVGRSLQHASEFDAGREIEIAKRKALESADAKALEPGKYTVILEPAAAAGLISFMMNFFDARSADEGRSFLSKKGGGNKLGEQVYDPQVNLVADPWNEIGPVLPWDGEGMPRQRMPIIENGKVANMFYSRYWAQKLGKEAIARPGNLIMSGGTKSTAELVRGTQKGILVTRTWYIRMVDPQTVLLTGLTRDGTFYIENGQIKYPVKNFRFNESPVIMLNNIDELGKPVRVAGDESSMVMVIPPMRLRDFTFTSLSDAV, encoded by the coding sequence ATGAGCATCTTCACCGAACAGCAAGCCAAGGCGATCCTCGACAAGGTCCTCGCCCTGTCCAAGGCCGACGAGTGCACCGCCACCCTGGCCGGCTCGATCGACGGCAACATCCGTTTCGCACTGAACAACGTCTCCACCAGCGGCATCGTCGACAACACCGAGCTTGCCGTGCAGGTCGCCTTCGGCAAGCGCGTGGGTGTGGCCACCATCAATGAATTCGACGACGCCTCGCTCGAGCGCGTGGTGCGCCGTGCCGAGGACCTGGCGCGACTGGCCCCGGAGAACCCGGAGTTCATGCCGGCGATCGGCAAGCAGCAGTACACGCCGACCCCGACCTGGAGCGAGTCCACCGCGGCGATCGATCCCGAGTTCCGCGCCAGGGTCGCGGCCGACTCGATCGCACCGTGCCGCGGCAAGGGCCTGGTCGCCGCCGGCTTCCTCGATGACGGCAATTCGTTCTATGCCACGGCCAACAGCAACGGCAACTTCGCCTACCAGAAGTCGACCAACTTCAACTACACCTGCACCGTGCGTACCGAGGACGGCCGCGGTTCGGGCTGGGTCGGCCGCAGCCTGCAGCATGCCTCCGAGTTCGATGCCGGACGCGAGATCGAGATCGCCAAGCGCAAGGCGCTGGAATCGGCCGATGCCAAGGCGCTGGAGCCGGGCAAGTACACGGTGATCCTGGAGCCGGCCGCGGCCGCGGGCCTGATCAGCTTCATGATGAATTTCTTCGACGCACGCAGCGCCGATGAGGGCCGCAGCTTCCTTTCGAAGAAGGGGGGCGGCAACAAGCTGGGCGAGCAGGTCTACGACCCGCAGGTCAACCTGGTCGCCGACCCGTGGAACGAGATCGGACCGGTGCTGCCGTGGGACGGCGAGGGCATGCCGCGCCAGCGCATGCCGATCATCGAGAACGGCAAGGTCGCCAACATGTTCTATTCGCGCTACTGGGCGCAGAAGCTGGGCAAGGAGGCGATCGCGCGCCCCGGCAACCTGATCATGAGCGGCGGCACCAAGTCCACCGCCGAACTGGTGCGCGGCACGCAGAAGGGCATCCTCGTCACCCGTACCTGGTACATCCGCATGGTCGATCCGCAGACCGTGCTGCTGACCGGCCTGACCCGCGACGGCACCTTCTACATCGAGAACGGCCAGATCAAGTACCCGGTGAAGAACTTCCGCTTCAACGAGTCGCCGGTGATCATGCTCAACAACATCGACGAGCTGGGCAAGCCGGTGCGCGTGGCCGGTGACGAGTCGAGCATGGTGATGGTGATCCCGCCGATGCGCCTGCGCGATTTCACCTTCACCTCGCTGTCGGACGCGGTGTAA
- a CDS encoding DUF4159 domain-containing protein, whose translation MLAAGALAQLPRAQAQSSRYDFWFTRLRYDSGDWDVDARMPSNLITSLIDYTTLRVDPNEHVVALSDPKMLAAPFCYLAGHKLVEFNPDERRNFERYLRNGGFVFVDDCNHDIDGLFATSFERQMAQIFGPRALKKLPNNHPLYRSFFQFPDGPPATGFELNGWGDDLVHDYLKGLEFNGRLGLLYSNKDYGCEWDYDWRNKRFLAEDNTRFGVNIVMYALTH comes from the coding sequence ATGCTGGCCGCCGGTGCATTGGCGCAGTTGCCGCGCGCGCAGGCCCAGTCCAGCCGCTACGACTTCTGGTTCACCCGGTTGCGCTATGACAGCGGCGACTGGGACGTCGATGCGCGCATGCCGTCGAACCTGATCACCTCGCTGATCGACTACACCACGCTGCGCGTGGATCCCAACGAGCACGTGGTCGCGCTGTCCGACCCGAAGATGCTGGCCGCGCCGTTCTGTTACCTGGCCGGGCACAAGCTGGTGGAGTTCAACCCGGACGAGCGCCGCAACTTCGAGCGCTACCTGCGCAATGGCGGTTTTGTCTTTGTCGATGACTGCAACCACGACATCGATGGCCTGTTCGCCACCTCCTTCGAACGGCAGATGGCGCAGATCTTCGGACCGAGGGCGCTGAAGAAACTGCCCAACAACCACCCGCTGTACCGCAGCTTCTTCCAGTTTCCCGACGGTCCGCCGGCCACCGGCTTCGAGCTCAATGGCTGGGGCGATGACCTGGTCCATGACTACCTCAAGGGCCTGGAGTTCAACGGCCGCCTGGGCCTGCTCTACAGCAACAAGGACTACGGCTGCGAGTGGGACTATGACTGGCGCAACAAGCGCTTCCTGGCCGAAGACAACACCCGTTTCGGCGTGAACATCGTGATGTACGCGCTGACCCACTGA
- a CDS encoding MoxR family ATPase has product MNAPASELDALLPRLGELRGALAQAVVGQADVVEQLLIGLLAGGHCLLEGAPGLGKTLLVRSLGQALELQFRRVQFTPDLMPSDILGTELLEEDHGTGKRAFRFQKGPVFTNLLLADELNRTPPKTQAALLEAMAERTVSYAGTTWELPSPFFVLATQNPIEQAGTYPLPEAQLDRFLLHVRVDYPSEQEEQDILAQTTGSGSGVVPKVMDAEAVKTLQAAVRQVHVGPDLLAWITRLVRASRPGEGAPAQVNHWVKWGAGPRAGQSLVLAAKARALLHGRLAATREDVTVLAAPVMRHRLLLSFNAEAEQVGADQVVAALLSAMPYPA; this is encoded by the coding sequence ATGAACGCCCCCGCTTCCGAACTCGATGCCCTGCTGCCGCGGCTGGGCGAACTGCGCGGTGCGCTGGCCCAGGCCGTGGTCGGCCAGGCCGACGTGGTCGAGCAGCTGCTGATCGGCCTGCTGGCCGGTGGCCACTGCCTGCTCGAAGGTGCGCCCGGGCTGGGCAAGACCCTGCTGGTGCGCTCGCTCGGCCAGGCGCTGGAGCTGCAGTTCCGCCGCGTGCAGTTCACCCCGGACCTGATGCCCAGCGACATCCTCGGCACCGAACTGCTGGAGGAGGACCACGGCACCGGCAAGCGCGCGTTCCGCTTCCAGAAGGGCCCCGTGTTCACCAACCTGCTGCTGGCCGACGAGCTCAACCGCACGCCGCCCAAGACCCAAGCCGCGCTGCTGGAAGCGATGGCCGAGCGCACCGTCAGCTATGCCGGCACGACCTGGGAGCTGCCGTCGCCGTTCTTCGTGCTGGCCACGCAGAACCCGATCGAACAGGCCGGCACCTACCCGCTGCCCGAGGCGCAGCTGGACCGCTTCCTGCTGCATGTGCGCGTGGATTACCCCAGCGAACAGGAAGAGCAGGACATCCTGGCGCAGACCACCGGCAGCGGCAGCGGCGTGGTGCCGAAGGTGATGGACGCCGAGGCGGTGAAAACCCTGCAGGCGGCGGTGCGCCAGGTGCATGTCGGCCCGGACCTGCTGGCGTGGATCACCCGCCTCGTACGCGCCAGTCGTCCTGGCGAGGGCGCACCGGCGCAGGTCAACCACTGGGTGAAGTGGGGCGCCGGCCCGCGCGCCGGGCAGTCGCTGGTACTCGCGGCCAAGGCACGGGCGCTGCTGCACGGACGCCTGGCCGCCACCCGCGAGGACGTCACCGTACTGGCGGCGCCGGTGATGCGCCACCGCCTGCTGCTTTCGTTCAATGCCGAGGCCGAACAGGTCGGCGCCGACCAGGTGGTCGCCGCGCTGCTGTCCGCCATGCCCTACCCGGCCTGA
- a CDS encoding DUF58 domain-containing protein, producing the protein MSTAAPLVPAEVRNRLKALRLVPRRASGSHGIGQHASRSRGAGLEFAQYRAYEPGDELRQVDWKLYARSDRFFVRESERESPITVWLLLDASASMQQADRTRPQWSRLHAARSLAACVAELALAQGDRFGLAAIGGDGLQLLPAGQGLRQRDQLHLQLQRVQASGQWPEANTLRPLWERVAASDLVFAISDGFEPGFVELLERLSAARREVVFAQLLTAEERDFPFDAGYRFVDPETARELRGDGRALRQDYLRRFGEAQAQLQARLHAAGVVQATTYLDQPVDTVLQALYARRGAR; encoded by the coding sequence GTGAGCACCGCCGCGCCGCTGGTTCCCGCCGAGGTCCGCAACCGCCTGAAGGCGTTGCGGCTGGTGCCGCGCCGCGCGTCCGGCAGCCACGGCATCGGCCAGCACGCCAGCCGCAGCCGCGGCGCCGGGCTCGAATTCGCCCAGTACCGCGCCTACGAGCCGGGCGATGAGCTGCGCCAGGTCGACTGGAAGTTGTACGCACGCTCGGACCGGTTCTTCGTGCGCGAGTCCGAGCGCGAAAGCCCGATCACGGTGTGGCTGCTGCTCGATGCCAGCGCCTCGATGCAGCAGGCCGACCGCACGCGGCCGCAATGGAGCCGCCTGCACGCGGCGCGATCACTGGCCGCCTGCGTGGCCGAGCTGGCGCTGGCCCAGGGCGACCGCTTCGGCCTGGCGGCGATCGGTGGCGATGGCCTGCAACTGCTGCCGGCCGGCCAGGGACTACGCCAGCGCGACCAGCTGCACCTGCAGTTGCAGCGCGTGCAGGCCAGCGGCCAGTGGCCCGAAGCCAACACGTTGCGGCCGCTGTGGGAGCGCGTGGCCGCCAGCGACCTGGTGTTCGCCATCAGCGATGGTTTCGAGCCCGGTTTTGTCGAACTGCTGGAGCGGCTGTCGGCCGCACGCCGCGAGGTGGTGTTCGCGCAGCTGCTGACCGCCGAGGAACGCGACTTCCCGTTCGATGCCGGCTACCGCTTCGTCGACCCGGAAACCGCCCGCGAGCTGCGCGGTGATGGCCGTGCGCTGCGCCAGGACTACCTGCGCCGCTTTGGCGAGGCGCAGGCGCAACTGCAGGCGCGCCTGCATGCGGCCGGGGTGGTGCAGGCCACCACGTATCTAGACCAGCCCGTCGATACCGTGCTGCAGGCGCTGTACGCACGCCGGGGCGCGCGATGA
- a CDS encoding BatA domain-containing protein: MSLSLLFPVGLLALGALLLPILLHLQRRPPEQVLPFAALRWLGLQARPSRKLRLQQWLLLLVRLLLLATLALLLAGPLLHGVRGNAQPVRAVVPGLSPPPADDSHHDVWLAEGFPPIQPGQLAPDRHQPVSSLLRQLDAELPSGVALQVQVPARLLGVDGQVPRLSRPVDWQVQPSPEEAPAPQEAALPRLVIRHDPAHADAARWLRAVALAWQAEEAADVAPTDVPVTAADANTVIAWLSEAPLPDALASHPGVVLLATPPPSSARVLLDNGQGRALLVAGDAPGRLHWALPLTPASAPLLLEADFPQRLLQAVRPSPLPTVADAADHAPRTGAQAPAPKPAALAPWLALLAGMLWLLERVLASLRPRTEVA; this comes from the coding sequence ATGAGCCTGTCGCTGCTGTTCCCGGTTGGCCTGCTTGCACTTGGCGCGTTGCTGCTGCCGATCCTGCTGCACCTGCAGCGGCGTCCGCCCGAACAGGTGCTGCCCTTTGCCGCCCTGCGCTGGCTCGGCCTGCAGGCGCGTCCCAGCCGCAAGCTGCGCCTGCAGCAGTGGCTGTTGCTGCTGGTCCGCCTGCTGTTGCTGGCCACCCTCGCCCTGCTGCTGGCCGGCCCGCTGCTGCACGGCGTGCGTGGCAACGCGCAGCCGGTGCGCGCCGTGGTGCCCGGGCTGTCGCCACCGCCGGCCGACGACAGCCATCACGATGTGTGGCTGGCCGAAGGCTTCCCGCCAATCCAGCCCGGGCAGCTGGCGCCGGATCGCCACCAGCCGGTAAGCAGCCTGCTGCGCCAGCTCGATGCCGAACTGCCGTCCGGTGTCGCCCTGCAGGTGCAGGTGCCGGCGCGCCTGCTGGGGGTGGACGGACAGGTGCCGCGGCTGTCGCGGCCAGTGGACTGGCAGGTGCAGCCTTCTCCGGAAGAAGCACCCGCGCCGCAGGAAGCCGCGTTGCCGCGCCTGGTGATCCGCCACGATCCCGCCCATGCCGACGCAGCGCGCTGGCTGCGTGCAGTCGCGCTGGCCTGGCAGGCAGAGGAGGCGGCCGACGTCGCCCCCACCGACGTGCCGGTCACGGCGGCCGATGCCAATACCGTGATTGCCTGGCTCAGCGAGGCACCGCTGCCGGATGCACTGGCCTCACATCCGGGCGTGGTGCTGCTCGCCACGCCGCCACCCTCCAGCGCGCGCGTGCTGCTGGACAACGGCCAGGGCCGCGCCCTGCTGGTGGCTGGTGATGCCCCCGGCCGCCTGCACTGGGCACTGCCGCTGACGCCGGCCAGCGCCCCACTGCTGCTCGAGGCCGATTTCCCGCAGCGGCTGCTGCAAGCCGTGCGGCCGTCGCCACTGCCCACGGTGGCTGATGCCGCTGACCACGCCCCGCGTACCGGCGCACAGGCTCCGGCACCGAAGCCGGCAGCGCTGGCCCCATGGCTGGCCCTGCTCGCCGGCATGCTGTGGCTGCTGGAGCGCGTGCTCGCCAGCCTTCGCCCGCGCACGGAGGTGGCATGA